From the genome of Palaemon carinicauda isolate YSFRI2023 chromosome 6, ASM3689809v2, whole genome shotgun sequence, one region includes:
- the LOC137643302 gene encoding uncharacterized protein: MGNVPPLPERSSRPEVEKSLPPSLLESCIPPRREPKDSKTIPKPSARIRQEPSSATEDVHVSPQEEPLGTGDFAAISSERPSSSSVDPFNCVQPRSSRDGVASPSEAAAPLHLRGRPSPLVKRRLFGTSASSSQPSSAKESPLQLSPGPRPSPVPDPSPDDATAGPRTSVVDSSVDRSRSATVDVRPSKGHNLVPVLSTCRPTITVPVFSTAS, encoded by the exons atggggaatGTTCCGCCTCTCCccgagaggtcttctcgtccagaggtggagaagagcctgcccccttcgctactcgagtcctgtatcccgcccaggagggaacctaaggactctaagacgattcccaaaccgtcagcgaggatcaggcaggaaccgtctagcgCCACCGaggacgtccacgtgtccccccaggaagagccactggggacgggagacttcgctgcaa TTTcttctgagagaccgtcgagtagtagcgtagacccttttaaTTGCGTCCAACCCCGGTCCtcaagagatggtgttgcttcccctagcgaagctgccGCACCTCTTCACCTTAGAGGTCGTCCTTCACCattggtgaaaaggcgcctcttcggcacTTCAGCCTCGTCATCGCAGCCGTCCTCCGCAAAGGAGTCTCCGCTTCAGTTGTctcctggccctcgaccttcgcccgTTCCTGATCCTTCTCCTGACGACGCCACTGCTGGTCCTCGGACTTCGGTCGTGGACTCTTctgtagatcgttcgcgatctgcaacggtggatgttcgcccttccaaagggcacaacCTTGTTCCTGTGCTTTCtacctgccgacctaccatcaccgttcctgtcttcagtacagcctcctga
- the LOC137643303 gene encoding uncharacterized protein, whose protein sequence is MPGLPDQHQPPCQRSIQVARDPAPARTRPRPVLPDTFSGAPVISRPSGPHQVAARPRVRPPPAPALARHTPSPSPTRSSDHVPAPDSACPRFRHRAIAPESPPTRPPPPARVSSIAPTIHARPLPGPGLRAPPGGLLVVAFPFPQAQTSALAGGGALPGQV, encoded by the coding sequence atgccgGGCTTACCCGACCAGCACCAACCGCCGTGCCAACGCTCcatccaggtcgctcgcgaccctgctccagcgcgaacgcgccctcggccggttcttccggacacgtTCTCAGGCGCCCCTgttatctcgcgcccttcggggccgcaccaggtcgctgcgcgcccgcgcgttcggccgccTCCTGCTCCAGCTCTTGCTCGCCATACGCCCTCGCCATCACCTACGCGCTCTAGCGACCACGTTCCCGCTCCAGATTCTGCGTGCCCACGCTttcgccatcgcgccatcgctcctgaatcCCCGCCTACGCGCCCGCCCCCGCCCGCGCGGGTTTCCAGTATTGCGCCAACCATTCACGCGCGACCCTTACCAGGGCCCGGCTTGCGAGCGCCGCCAGGTGGACTCCTCGTCGTCGCGTTCCCcttcccgcaagcgcagaccagcgcgctcgccggaggaggggcgcttcctggacaggtctag
- the LOC137643304 gene encoding actin nucleation-promoting factor WASL-like, with the protein MPGLPDQHQPPCQRSIQVARDPAPARTRPRPVLPDTFSGAPVISRPSGPHQVAARPRVRPPPAPALARHTPSPSPTRSSDHVPAPDSACPRFRHRAIAPESPPTRPPPPARVSSIAPTIHSRPLPGPGLRAPPGGLLVVAFPSPQAQTSALAGGGALPGQV; encoded by the coding sequence atgccgGGCTTACCCGACCAGCACCAACCGCCGTGCCAACGCTCcatccaggtcgctcgcgaccctgctccagcgcgaacgcgccctcggccggttcttccggacacgtTCTCAGGCGCCCCTgttatctcgcgcccttcggggccgcaccaggtcgctgcgcgcccgcgcgttcggccgccTCCTGCTCCAGCTCTTGCTCGCCATACGCCCTCGCCATCACCTACGCGCTCTAGCGACCACGTTCCCGCTCCAGATTCTGCGTGCCCACGCTttcgccatcgcgccatcgctcctgaatcCCCGCCTACGCGCCCGCCCCCGCCCGCGCGGGTTTCCAGTATTGCGCCAACCATTCACTCGCGACCCTTACCAGGGCCCGGCTTGCGAGCGCCGCCAGGCGGACTCCTCgtcgtcgcgttcccctccccgcaagcgcagaccagcgcgctcgccggaggaggggcgcttcctggacaggtctag
- the LOC137643305 gene encoding WAS/WASL-interacting protein family member 1-like, whose product MCTCPGLDGRPCGSYISPVETDRHTLCPVCRGQRCDSNNQCTTNLDLSRDRSRSPSEDGRPSGHSDLSPRPSTSRAPDALDAPPDTAIAQSPGPLALKRQETPKRSHVDVPAVPDLAPWRLPSGVRASVPVTRQGPPACPRPSVPRRPPAVPEVARQRSPAHTRPVPDTALQCSPAHTHPPVPQRPPAPPRPTAVLEIARQRSPAHTRPPAHTRPVPDKALLRSPAHTRPPVPQRPPALTRPPVPASSCAVQEAPKLAHRRPQRVAQEAPKLAHGVSRPPLGSPSKPRELASDATVHDAPVTRPVPATRPVPVFKATKVAPQRTPHPDTRHARP is encoded by the exons atgtgcacctgccctggactcgatgGCCGGCCCTGCGGATCCTATATATCGCCAGTGGAGaccgatcgccacaccctttgtcccgtctGCAGAGGTCAGCGGTGTGATAGTAACAaccagtgta ctaccaacctagacctctccagggatcgttcgcgatccccttcggaggatggccGTCCTTCGGGACATagtgacctgtcgcccagaccatccaCGTCCAGAGCTCCTGATGCGCTTGACGCGCCTCCTGATACTGCCATTGCGCAGTCTCCGGgccctcttgccctcaagcgccaggaaACGCCTAAGCGCTCGCATGTTgatgttcctgctgttcctgacttagcgccttgGCGCTTACCCTCAGGCGTTCGCGCCtccgttcctgttacgcgccagggtccccctgcgtgCCCACGCCCTTCGGTGCctcggcgccctccagcagttcctgaggtagcgcgtcagcgctcacctgcgcatacgcgcccagttcctgatacggcgcttcagtgctcacctgcgcatacgcacCCACCGGTGCCCCAGAGGCCACCTGCGCCACCGCGCCCAACAGCAGTTCTTGAGAtagcacgccagcgctcacctgcgcatacgcgcccacctgcgcatacgcgcccagttcctgacaaggcgctcctgcgctcacctgcgcatacgcgtccaccggtgccccagcggccacctgcgctcacgcgccctccaGTTCCTGCTTCATCGTGcgcggtccaagaggcacctaagctggcgcacaggcgcccacag cgcgtcgcccaggaggctcccaagttagcgcacggggtCTCACGGCcacctctgggctctccctctaaACCGCGTGAGCTTGCATCTGATGCTACCGTGCACGATGCTCCAGTAACGCGCCCTGTTCCCgctacacgccccgttcctgtattCAAGGCGACTAAGGTTGCCCCTCAGCGTACACCGCATCCTgatacgcgccatgcgcgcccatga